The Haloterrigena turkmenica DSM 5511 genome includes the window TAGTATGTACAGGTGCCACAGTGGTCCCCGTCCGCGGGCCCGCACTGGTAGCTGGCTTCCTCCTTCGATGCTAACTCGCCCTCCGGCTTTCGCTCGACCCCGTCGATGCTCGTCGCGTTCGCTTCCACGTCCGGGACGGTATCGTCCAACCGGTCGAAGCACCAGTCGGCCGGTCGGTCCACTGACGACTCGCCGCCCGCCTGACTGGTGTCTTCGCCCACGGACACGCACCCGGCGAGGACGACCGCCGATCCCCACCCGGTGGCCCGGAGCACCCGCCGCCGAGACCCTCGCGATGTCCCGTCACCCATGCTCTGTGATATGTGTTACCACATCAAAAATCTCATGTACGTCGATTCCGACAGTCACCTTCACTTAACGGTACGGGGGGTCCGGCGGATCGGCGGCTTTCCC containing:
- a CDS encoding high-potential iron-sulfur protein translates to MGDGTSRGSRRRVLRATGWGSAVVLAGCVSVGEDTSQAGGESSVDRPADWCFDRLDDTVPDVEANATSIDGVERKPEGELASKEEASYQCGPADGDHCGTCTYYIDDRDGDAVGACTEVAGEIRSSDWCALWAPREEIQDE